The Anas platyrhynchos isolate ZD024472 breed Pekin duck chromosome 6, IASCAAS_PekinDuck_T2T, whole genome shotgun sequence sequence CTTAACATATGCTTCAACACAGCTCCTCTTCTTCCTAAAACAGCTCATACTCTTCTCCATACACAGGTATCTCCTATGTGGCTGCTAGCTATTCACATCTGACACTTCATCTtaatttccaaaacaaacatatatacatacataaataatgCATAATAAAGGCAGACTTTTGTTTGCAGCCCAAAACATTGGGGTAGCCTATCCTATGCTACAGAATGAATTAAGAGTAACCTACCTGCAAATTACATAGGCTCACTTCTCTTTTCACTCTGATTTCCTGTAGTCATTTTCCATTGCAGCAGCAAGCACAAGAAGATATTCCCTGGCTGTTTGTTCAAAAGATCAGCATGTTGGAAACATATTCCAAAACAGCATGGGAACTTTTTATTGTTATCTTCcttcctttaaataaaaatacacaaaacttAAGTGTTTCTTACAATGACTAGTACAGTAACACAGAAGAGAAGTAGTTTTTCAAGTAGTACTTTTGCTTCTGGCAAACAGGCATAGCTGATTTTGCTGTGCCTGAAACAAAGAGCATGCTCTGATAGCACACGGTTATCCCTGGCTTTGTATACTCTCAGTCTCCACTGATGTGCAAGTGAGAGCTGCAGATCCTGTGTGAAATGAGAATCACGATAGCAAGAACTTCATCCAAAGGAAATAGTTTCATGCAGAAATACACAGCAGCCATCTCCTAACCAACTATGATTTCTGCCAATTCCCACCTCTCATTTTGAGTATTTCACACACGTAAGTGAGGCACGTCAGGACCAGAAGAAGTCACAACATGACACTTCACATGTAAGTTGATGGGCAGACAGGTTAGGAAAGTGGTAGGCTAATATCCTGACCATCTTCACCAATGCAATATATACCACTATGCATGGTATTTCCTTTTTGGTACTtttctttcagggaaaaaagaattaatttcaaCCATAACTGATCTAGGATCTGAAATAACATTCATAGTGGCATGTTCTATATATATCTTGATAAACAAAGTATAAACCTGCAAGTTTGGAATCTGACTTTTGATATGGCTATTCAGTTTCCAaattcaatattaaaaataatcattttaatgGAAGAGACTTATTTCAGAATGTTCCATTATTACAAGAGGCTCATGAAAATTTGATACCAGAAGAATCCCTTGGATTTCATACCATTTTTGGATTCTTACGAAGACTTGGTACTCAGAAAGAGGTTTAAGTACACAGGTATACAGTGAATGTATAGATTACAGCTTAATTCCTAATGAGGGATTGAAACTTCGTACACTgttgaaaagattaaaaaaaaaataataatcaattCCAGAAGAGCTTTCTATTTTCAATTGCTTGTCCAATATTCCATGCCTACCTTCCATCTCCTATTAAAGATATTCCCCACGTGTGCACTGTATGGAATTTTCAGTGTGGTTCTGCCATAAAAGCTACAGCCTAATAAAggtgtgtgtacatatacacttacaaacacacatttttgtatatatatatatatacaaaatttgtttctttgcttatatatatgtataagcAAAAAACCAAAATCTGGCAGTTGCCTCCAGAGTGAAGCATAGCAACGTATGACCAAATAAAAGAAGCTAAGAAattattctttacttttttttttttttttcagtctttattGCAATTACTAAAGACAAGACAccctttatttttaagcatgtaGTTTAATCTCTAGGAAGGAGCTCAAAAGTGTCTAAATCACAGCTAAGCATTAGGCAGTGTTTTACTATCTCAGCCTTTAAGATCTTCTATGTCCAATTACAGATAAGCTCCCAAGCATGTAAGAGCTTGAAGACAACCAGCATTTCCAATACAACACATTCTATCCAGATCAATTAATCTTTGGCACCCTAACAATAAAATTTATTGCagattatattatatataatacaaCTTAAAATGAATTTGGGCACATTGGCGGTAATGAAACTACTAAGTGACACAGCAAGTTAATCCACTACTTCCATATCTAATTAAGGGTTGACATAATTGGAATGACTCCCCCAAATTAAATATGACTAACAGTCTTGTGTTAAAATGGACTTGGGTCTGAAAGCACCAAATACTGATAGATATTTGCAACTGAACTTTTTCTGTACTCAGCTGCAAGTTATATTCACCATTTTTGTAAACTGTGTGATTTCTTGAActaacattttaaattcatataCACACTTTAAAGTTGAGTCCAACGCTATATTTAGATAAGGAATAATTTAAGCAAGGATCAGCAGATCCCTTCAGAGGTCCATTGTATTTTTCACCAACTGGTAATGTGATACACCAAATATACTCaagttgatgttttttttttttttactattggAACATAAATCCATTACTATCACcttcattttctccttaaaaaaaaacaaaactatctCACGACTTCATGATATATgctacagaaatgaaacaatactGCTAAACCTAAGGTAGTAAAAACAAGAACACAGACCATAGTATGTTTTCTTCAACAGTTAACAATATtctctttcatttgctttcatcTATCACGTGATTTCAGGTTTCTTTATTTGCCATCTGGTTCCTGTTTCAGACTCATTTGTCTTTCATTTGGCTTGTGGTCCGCTTTGTTTTACATCTCCCTCCCTACTGAGCACAACATGAACTCTCAGTTAACTTTCAAAACCACACTGGTCATAGCATGATGCAAAATGGATTTTATAGAATTTAAGACCAAAAGGGAACATTACGATCACTTAGCTTGACCTTCTCTGTAACACAGCCCAAAGAACCCAACCCAGTAATTTCTACAGCAAGCCTGCAACTTTGGTTTGACCTCTAATGCATCATTAGGTAGGATACTTAGTACAAGTAATGCAGAAGGCACTTCAATTGCTAAACAGATTCattggcttttaaaaatgtacatctTAGCCTGAATTGTCTTGGTCTAGCTTTCAACCATGTAatgttttatctttatttattttcttatcaggTGTCTTTGTGACGCAGGTATGGGGACAAGAGTTTTCTTATATGTAGCGCTAATGGCCTGGGACTAGATAGAGGGGAGCACAAAAGCTATCCTGTAACAACTTTTATTAGTaaagggaaagttaacatcacCCTCTGAATCTTGACACTAACCTCAACAAGATGTGCATATCTCTATATATTTGCACAATATATGGACAAATAGACACATATCTGTATACCTAGACAGATCTATAAAGCAAATAATAAACCTATTCAGCCTTTGTATATGCACTTTTATATTCAGTGGAAGAGCAGGTGTATGTGTATATCTAGAATTCAGATACTGGTAGGTAACTATTATATGTAGAAGTTCACACACACAAGAGGAAATGACATAGCCACTTCACCTCCTTCCACTCAATAGGAGACTTCTTGCGTAAGGAGGTCCTGCTTAAACTTCTAGACACAAGAGCACTTCTTGTATCTCCTGATACCCTTAAATCTAACTCAGAGATTCTCAATTTCTCTGCTCCATCTGCTGGTTTCTGACTGTATGACAGTGCAAGGCAGGAGAACTACCCAGCTTCTATGGGCACCATTAACCTAGCATGGAGGGCTTAATCAGAGGAGAAAGGGCACAAGGCACAAAGCATGTCAAAATTTGTAGATGATGGGTAgcataaataacaaaaatgtaattttcgTATAAAGTAGGGGTCATTTTGCTGTCTTGGATGAGTGAGCCCTTACTCTGGCTGTAAAATAGCCACTTATGTATTAAGTAGTGTGGACTTTAAGAATTGAATGAAGCGTATCACTTGCAGGAAGCATCAAGTGGAAATTTCCAGATGAGGACTTAACTGAAAGGTAACATTCTctctaaaatactgaaatattgcaACAAATATCTGTCCAAAGTAATCCATTAAGTTTCAAAAGATATATTCAGGACATGGAAATATGTCTCCGAGAAAATAGCCCGAAATGCCATGTTTGTTCTATAAGCATGCATACTTGCTTAGGCTTCCAGAAATTGAAATAACCACACATCTTAAATACGTATTTTATACAGCATACAATGAAAAGTTTAGCTTTAAAAGTTGTTAGCTTTAAAACTGACCATAAAAGTGTTGTTGGGTTGCGCACGTGCTTTGACACATCGGCAAGGAAGAAGTCTAATTAATGTTTGTAAAATGTTTCTTCAGCAGCAAGACGGTAAGGAGAAGGAGGTACCCTAACAGGCCATTACTGTTTTGTTTAGATGGCCTGCAGCCTTCCATTCTTTGATTCTTTTACAAGATGGCTGCTATTATTATATTGGTAAAGATGCTGCCAGAGGTGGTCAGCACCGAAGTCAGACCGTGTCATTTTCTTTCACCAGTTGCAATACAGAGAAGGGCAACACTCATAAGCAGCATGTGATTCTCTTTGAGCGCATTAAAATTGTTGCTTAGTATGAACTGCCTGACCATAGTGACCCAGTTGCATGCCATATTTTCAAGGCACCGGATGTGTCCTGTGAACCGCCCATCCCACAGATAAAGGCTGTGGGTTAACAAGGTAATAATCAGGTTTCTAGCAGCCAAAGCCTCAGGCCAAAGctctgaaaacagaataaaactaGAAACTACACTGACCAAAGCACTGGCTGCCCAGCCAGTGGCAGCAATcaccccctccctcccaaaGCACCCTGTTCTGGTGCGGCAGTGAGGGGGCAACCACAGGCACCGGGGCGCCTCCGCTCCTGTGTGAAAGTCACTGACCAGACAGGGAGATGCAGGCCCTCACTGACAGGTTTTCTTCTGGTTCTGCCCCCAGAGAGCTCCGTGTCACGCAATCTGGGAACTAGAAACATTTTGGTTTCTTTGGTTTCAAAACAGATGTCCTCCTAGCTCTTATCGCTCATTCACAACTGCTTTCAGATGTTTCCTGAGACACTGAGGCCTAGACCATCTGTCAGGTTTTTCTCAGTCACAGCATCAGTTCTGGGGTTCTGCTAAGGTGCCCTATCAAACCAGGATGAgacatctcctcctccttcaccaAGCCCACTGCAGTTTATAAAGCAGCAATGCACCCTCACAGCCAGAAAGCCATCTCTTTCTGCACCAGAGGAGAGGAATGAACCACAGCGAAGTACCAAGCACTACACCAAGACCTGCATTTCACGGCAGCTTCTTTCCTGAGTTCTCGCGGTGTACACGCATACACAAAACTGTACAGTGTTTTGCAAACCTCACTGTGAGATGCAACAGCCTTAAACCGGCTTTATATACCTATCCCAGCATGTCCTGCTTTGAATATATGTCATACACCGTACTGAACCTCTCCTCCTACGTACACCTGCTTCAAGTAGAAGTCAGGCCTCACAACATGATGTTGCAGTTTGTGTAGTACAGAAAACTCTTTCACACAAAAGGGCTAAGCTAAGGCAAGGAATAAAGTGACATTTTGGGTAAgatcatcatattttctctgctTAAAAAAGTCGCTTATAAGATTTCAGGTCCTATGTCAGGAAAAAGGTAAAAGGAGTCCCTGCACAGTGCCAACAGGCATGCTCACTGTGCCAGTTTGGAAAGGTCAGAAAGCCTCTGGCTCAGAGTTGGGCAGGACAAACAGTAACTTTTGCTTCTCCAAAGGCAGAGCTCTGGCTTTTCTTTTAAGGACCAGTATGATATAAGACGCATGGTCAGAGAAAAAGAGTGGTCAACACTGACTCGTGCTAGCCAACAGTGACTCTcatgtattttccatttctagGGAAAAACTAAACAAGCCTGTCATGTAACTTATGGCCAGCCACAAACTCCTTAAACAAATGAATACAACCAGTGCTGGCCCTTACCCAAACTTCCCACTCAACCTTGTGATTCAAGGTCCTCCCTTTGACACAATGGGCAGCAGTTCAGCATAAGGCCATCAGGCTTGATGCTGAAAGCTAAGGCTGGGAATATTGGAAAGGCAGAAATTGTATTGATTTCCGACAGTAAAACAGCTTGTTGTCCTATTACCAGAACAGCCAGGGTTTGTATAGAAAGACTGGCCATTGCTTTGTAACATACAATTCTGACATAAAATTTCAGCATTCCCATATCATTCCAActgtgatggaaaaaaaaaacaacaaacatgcaAGTAAGTAAAATTTTCTAGAAACAGGATGGTTCACTTGACTACTAAGTTATGAAGTAACAACACtcccaaaacacaaaaaagggggaaaaaaaaaaggcagctgcaATGCAGCTATCTTTGAATTACATGACATATTTCAAGTCTTTTCTAAGTATTAAACAGAttacagacagatttttttaagtattaaacAGACAGATTACATCTTCATGTTTTTGTCCTAACAGCACCACCTCCtggtgcaggaaaaaaacaaaacaaaacaaaaaataacaacaaaaaatcttgcTACAAATAAACAATCAAAAATTCTTTCTAGAACTGTgccaaacaaattttaaaataatagcacACGTAGTACATAAAGTCACACTTtactcctgtcctcctccctgccctcaaGGACTCCAGCCCACAGTACACCTCCCATACTATCAGACTGCAATGGCTACAGTTCTTACAAACATGTTTGCTATCTTGTGATACATACCTCCAAAATTCTTGGCACAGACTTGTTATGAAGTCCTGTGTCAGATCCAAATCATGGCTCTCACACAACAGTACCGGAGACAGTACTAGTTCctcctcttctgtttttaagtGTTTGTTATAACACAAGCTCACCTCTGTCTTTTCTCCATTACAAGCAAGTAACAACAGAATGagttgctgctgcctgcacatTGTTACAGCCTCTTCAGGGCTCATGTAAGAATAGGACTTAACAACATCATGCAAATTATGCTATCACTCTAGTGGGTTTTAAAATACTATCACTGTTCCATATGTATTAAAACCAAAAGTTACTGAATGTTGCACAAAAGCTAAGAAGAGAATTGGCTCCATTAAAGCAGGTACTGCCCTTTTATGGCATACAGCCAGCAGAATTAGATGATCGAAGAGCAAAAAGTCATGACTACTGAGAGATAAACACAGGTAACTGTTAGAGATATGTGATTTTGTATACAGCATTGTAAATGAGTGACTTGGTCAGCAAATGGCACTAGCTGTACACACATTTGTTTCCCCTTGTATTGTAACATTAGACTGTTACAGGCAAGCTTCTGCCACAATGGAATCACCAGCTTGGACCCATTCTGGACGTAAGTGGACAAACTCAGCTGCTCATCAAAATTTTACCATGCAAGTTGTTTCTGAAGAAAGTCTAAGAGGAACTGATATGTAAGCGAGATCTTCCCAACACTTAGGGTTTATACTTGTAGAGACAGAGCTGAGTCTATAAACTTACTCTATACAGAAAACAGGTTGTGTGAAACAAAGGCAACAAACAAATAGAAGgacaaatgaaaacaggttGTTCCAAACAACTTTGACAATGTATGCATCACCACAAGACATTAACAGCAGTTGGGTACACCTGTATTTACCAGGCAATTTCTACCTGGCACAGAacccattttctttaaaaaaaaaaacaaaaaataaacaaacaaacaaaaaaaaacacacaaaacaaacaaacaaacaaaaaacccaaacaaacaaaaaaacccacgaTCTTTAGCATGTCAAATACAACTACACAAGTCAGAAAGGTAAGTATTGTTATTAAAAATTCCTGGTTAATTTAACTGTGGCtgtttttccagctgctgcagaaccTGTCGATGTGTTACCTGGAACTTTGGGAAGAGAAAGCTGGTGTCATGAACATGATACAATCCATGAACGCTTGGATATTATTGAAGAGGTAAGAGCTACTGCGTTGGTTCCTGGACTATACTAGACCTCTGCCTCAGCCTtttgacaaaacaaaataaagaagaaccACATTGCTAGCCACTGACCCTTCTTGATTCTATAAGACAAGATTCAAGACAAGATGTGAATTTTGCAGATGACAAAGCTTGACAAAGGAGTTTCTGCTCATTTCTGCAGACACTCAGAACAATAAATGAACTGTCACTGGGATTATAGGAAAGCTGAAATGTTTACATGTTTGTCCCCAGTGTCTTAAACATCCACAAGATATGCGTCCAGTGCTAACTACTCCCAGCTGGGTATCTGCCAAACCACATTCTGTTGGTTCTCAAATGGCCATGTTAACTTCCTCCAGCTCTAGCCTTAACCCTCTTCTTTCCACCCCATCAGCTCCTCTCATCCTCCtcgaatttttttttttttttgtggatatGATGGTGGCtgagaaataagaaagaattaaaactaaATTCATACAAAGCTCATTCTAAGAAGTCAAATTATGGGTGACAGAGGTGCTACAACTTGTCATGCAAAACCAAATTCTAGTACTTTGTGCCACTAGAGGACAGTATAACGTAAGAAATACTTAAAACTGCAACGCACAATATAAATGAAATTAGCTATTAGTAGAACAGGACAGTAGATTTGCTCTTGCACTAACACATTTGGTAAGATTCTTTCCACTTGACCCTCTGACTACCCCCTTTTCCATTTGCCTCCCTCGTTTTCATTAGAAGGTAATGAAAACAGTGGAGCATCTAGAATCAGAAGTCAAGTCACTCCTCAATATCATCAGTGAGACCGCATCAAATATTCCCATTGCTCCAGGAACCCCACTTATGGACATTTTTGA is a genomic window containing:
- the PLAC9 gene encoding placenta-specific protein 9 isoform X1, giving the protein MLFIWALAFIAVLQERDLLAAAEPVDVLPGTLGRESWCHEHDTIHERLDIIEEKVMKTVEHLESEVKSLLNIISETASNIPIAPGTPLMDIFDAPLQ
- the PLAC9 gene encoding placenta-specific protein 9 isoform X2 produces the protein MLFIWALAFIAVLQERDLLAAAEPVDVLPGTLGRESWCHEHDTIHERLDIIEEKVMKTVEHLESEVKSLLNIISETASNIPIAPGTPLMDIFDDAS